The following are encoded together in the Tripterygium wilfordii isolate XIE 37 chromosome 3, ASM1340144v1, whole genome shotgun sequence genome:
- the LOC119993194 gene encoding transcription termination factor 3, mitochondrial-like — protein MHSLNSCLGKLSSNSKSFWVVFSSFSSLSLSSNPEPERALIDYLVSTFNFSKSKAICVTNRYRCTKSPENPRAVFLFLQNLGFSTADIQSTARVFPQILFAKIETTLKPKFEFFQDVGLVGSDLGKFMSKSSSILTNSLDKKCNVIVQSESRLSSNIAFLESCGIVGSQLSVLLKRKPRLFSLPESSLKKLVSRASILGFSIDSRMFVHGLYSVSCLSDDTIERKLKLLKSFGYSGNECMEVLTRAPSLLRTSEKKLKQGLDFFLFSVKLKKEALVRRPWYLQRSLEDRVIPRYRVIQIIKSKRLLRKEPSFLYGLDLTEEVFLEKYISKFRDHAEELLVAYKGHMLIWFIYSLFI, from the exons ATGCACTCTCTGAATTCATGTCTCGGAAAGCTGTCGTCGAACTCCAAATCTTTTTGGGTCGtattttcttccttctcttcccTGTCTCTTTCTTCAAACCCAGAACCGGAGCGTGCTCTTATCGATTACCTGGTCTCCACCTTCAATTTCTCCAAATCAAAGGCCATCTGCGTCACAAATCGTTACAGGTGTACCAAATCCCCTGAGAATCCACGCGCAGTCTTTCTGTTTCTCCAGAATCTTGGATTCTCCACCGCCGATATCCAATCCACCGCTCGCGTCTTTCCCCAAATCCTCTTCGCCAAGATTGAAACGACCCTTAAGCCCAAATTCGAGTTTTTTCAGGATGTGGGTCTTGTGGGTTCAGATTTGGGTAAGTTCATGTCCAAGAGTTCCAGTATTTTGACGAATAGTTTGGACAAAAA ATGTAATGTTATTGTGCAAAGTGAGTCTAGACTGTCCTCCAACATTGCCTTTCTGGAAAGTTGTGGAATTGTTGGCTCTCAACTTTCAGTGTTGTTGAAGAGGAAGCCTAGGCTATTTTCTTTGCCAGAATCCTCACTTAAGAAACTTGTTTCGCGGGCTTCTATTCTGGGATTTTCGATTGATTCGAGGATGTTTGTTCATGGATTGTATTCTGTTAGCTGTTTGAGTGATGACAcaattgagagaaaattgaagtTGCTCAAGAGTTTTGGGTATTCAGGGAATGAGTGTATGGAGGTGTTAACAAGGGCACCGAGTTTGCTTAGGACCTCTGAGAAGAAGTTAAAGCAGGGACTGGATTTTTTCCTGTTCTCGGTCAAGTTGAAGAAGGAGGCGCTGGTTCGTCGACCATGGTATTTGCAGCGTAGCTTGGAAGACCGTGTGATTCCTCGATATAGAGTTATACAGATTATCAAGTCAAAGAGGCTGCTAAGAAAGGAGCCAAGTTTCTTATATGGTTTGGATTTGACAGAGGAGGTATTCTTGGAGAAGTATATATCCAAGTTTAGAGATCATGCAGAGGAGTTGCTGGTAGCTTACAAGGGTCATATGTTGATATGGTTCATATACTCTTTGTTCATATAA
- the LOC119995280 gene encoding probable inactive receptor kinase At5g10020, which translates to MTVTVTVTLFFLFLFLFFSVSFASDSELHALLQFKRGIDTDPLDKVLGSWTNSAVCQGFYGVTCDANTGSVIGISLDGLELSGDLKFSTLLGLKSLQNLSLARNHFTGRLVPTLGSLSSLQRIDLSDNKFYGPIPAKISELWNLNYLNLSKNGFSGWFPDGFGNLQQLRVLDLHSNQFKGEIGEILSELRYVEHVDLSFNQFYGEFGVEAEKVSSLANTLHFLNLSHNMLSGGFFKSEVIGLFRNLEVLDLCDNQIGGELPSFAALTNLLVLKLANNQFYGPVPEELLESSTRLQELDLSVNGFTGSFPGVNSTTLNVLNLSSNGLSGSLPPVLKSCLEVDLSRNMFSGNISVVLNWESNLEVLDLSSNKLSGSFPDMSSQFEGLSALNLRNNSLVGALPSQLRTSAKLSAVDLSLNQLSGPIPGSFFSSMTLIYLNLSANRFTGPIPLQGSRATTLLVLPPSPLMESLDLSGNSLTGVLPSDIGNMGKLKLLNLANNNLSGQLPSELSKLGYLELLDLSGNEFKGEIPAKLPSRLRKFNVSNNELSGSVPEDLRRFPESSFHPGNPSLNYPRTPTNAAIDDIPMRGKHHNKSRNIKVAIIVASVGAAMMIVFVLLAYHRAQITEFHGRSLFGGQTGREAKVGRFSRPTSMSFSNDHLLTSNSRSLSGQAEFAPEIVGTVLPTGGAGAGSLNPSVLDSHPITSGKKSSPSSPSSSSPHFIEAIEQPAMLDVYSPDRLAGELFFVDASLAFTAEELSRAPAEVLGRSNHGTLYKATVDSGHMLTVKWLRVGLVKSKKEFAKEVKRIGSARHPNIVPMRAYYWGPKEQERLLLSDYILGDSLTLHLYESTPRRHPRLSFSQRLKVAVDVARCLLYLHDRGLPHGNLKPTNILLALPDYSAHLTDYCLHRLMMPAGIAEQILNLGALGYRAPELAAASKPFPSFKADVYAFGVILMELLTRRSAGDIISGQSGTVDLTDWVRFCNREGRGMDCIDRDIAGGEEHSKAMDDLLAISLGCILPVNERPNMGEVFRDLCSISV; encoded by the exons TTTCTTTTGCTTCTGACTCGGAGCTCCATGCCCTTCTTCAGTTCAAGAGGGGCATTGATACCGACCCGCTCGATAAAGTGTTAGGCTCATGGACAAACTCCGCCGTCTGCCAGGGCTTCTACGGCGTCACCTGTGACGCCAACACCGGCTCTGTTATTGGCATATCCCTAGATGGCCTTGAACTTTCCGGTGACCTCAAATTCTCCACTCTTCTCGGCCTCAAGTCTCTCCAGAATCTCTCCCTTGCCAGAAACCACTTCACTGGCCGTCTTGTCCCGACATTGGGGTCACTGTCCTCCCTCCAGCGTATCGATCTGTCTGACAACAAGTTCTACGGCCCGATCCCTGCCAAGATTTCGGAATTGTGGAACTTGAACTATCTGAATCTCTCCAAAAACGGCTTCAGCGGATGGTTTCCGGACGGGTTTGGGAATCTGCAGCAGCTGAGGGTTTTAGATTTGCATTCAAATCAGTTTAAGGGCGAAATCGGGGAAATACTTTCAGAGTTGCGCTATGTAGAGCATGTTGACTTGAGCTTTAATCAGTTCTATGGAGAGTTTGGGGTTGAGGCTGAGAAGGTTTCGAGTTTGGCGAACACTCtgcattttttgaatttgagtcATAACATGTTGAGCGGTGGGTTCTTTAAGAGTGAGGTTATTGGTTTGTTTAGGAACTTGGAGGTTCTGGATTTGTGCGATAATCAGATTGGCGGGGAGCTCCCTTCTTTTGCTGCTTTGACAAATTTGCTGGTCTTGAAATTGGCTAACAATCAGTTTTACGGGCCTGTGCCCGAGGAATTGTTGGAAAGTTCAACTCGACTGCAGGAATTGGATCTCAGCGTCAATGGCTTTACTG GTTCATTCCCTGGAGTCAACTCTACGACTCTGAATGTTCTTAATCTTTCATCAAATGGTTTATCAGGAAGTTTGCCCCCTGTACTGAAAAGTTGTCTAGAGGTGGATCTTAGTAGAAATATGTTTTCTGGTAATATCTCTGTGGTGCTCAACTGGGAGAGTAATTTGGAGGTTCTTGACTTGAGTTCAAACAAGTTATCCGGAAGCTTCCCTGACATGAGCTCACAGTTTGAAGGATTGAGTGCACTCAATCTTAGGAATAATTCTCTTGTCGGTGCCCTACCTTCTCAACTAAGGACCTCTGCCAAATTGTCTGCAGTTGACCTCAGTTTGAATCAGCTTAGTGGGCCTATTCCTGgtagttttttttcttcaatgacCTTGATATACCTGAACCTCTCAGCAAATCGCTTTACAGGGCCAATTCCTCTTCAAGGCTCTCGTGCAACTACATTGTTAGTCCTGCCCCCTTCTCCTCTGATGGAGTCTCTTGATCTTTCTGGTAATTCCTTGACAGGTGTATTGCCTTCAGACATAGGTAATATGGGGAAGCTCAAATTGCTGAATCTTGCAAATAACAACTTATCTGGACAATTACCTAGTGAATTGAGCAAATTAGGTTACTTGGAACTGCTTGACTTATCAGGCAATGAATTCAAGGGTGAAATCCCTGCTAAGCTTCCTTCTCGCCTAAGAAAATTTAATGTCTCCAACAATGAGTTATCTGGATCTGTTCCAGAAGACTTAAGAAGGTTCCCTGAATCTTCATTTCATCCTGGTAATCCCTCATTGAACTACCCTAGGACACCAACTAATGCAGCTATAGATGATATTCCTATGAGAGGAAAACATCATAACAAAAGCCGTAATATCAAAGTAGCTATTATTGTTGCATCTGTTGGAGCCGCTATGATGATTGTTTTTGTATTACTGGCCTATCACCGGGCACAAATTACAGAATTTCATGGAAGAAGTTTGTTTGGTGGCCAAACTGGGAGAGAGGCTAAGGTAGGGAGATTTTCACGACCAACTTCAATGAGTTTTTCAAATGATCACTTGCTCACTTCAAATTCAAGATCATTATCTGGGCAGGCAGAGTTTGCACCTGAAATTGTTGGGACTGTTTTACCCACTGGAGGAGCCGGTGCTGGTTCTTTGAATCCTAGTGTGCTAGATAGCCATCCCATAACATCTGGCAAGAAGTCCTCCCCCAGctccccatcatcatcatcaccccATTTCATTGAGGCAATTGAGCAACCTGCCATGTTGGACGTGTATTCACCAGATAGGTTAGCAGGTGAACTTTTTTTTGTGGATGCTTCTTTGGCTTTTACTGCTGAAGAGTTATCACGAGCTCCAGCGGAAGTTCTGGGCAGAAGCAACCATGGAACCTTATACAAAGCTACAGTAGATAGTGGACATATGTTGACTGTAAAGTGGTTGCGGGTAGGACTAGTCAAAAGTAAGAAAGAATTTGCTAAAGAGGttaaaaggattggctctgccAGGCATCCAAACATTGTTCCAATGCGAGCATATTATTGGGGCCCCAAGGAACAAGAGAGGCTCCTTCTATCAGACTATATCCTGGGAGATAGCTTGACTTTGCATCTTTATG AGTCTACCCCTCGGAGACACCCCCGACTTTCTTTCAGCCAAAGGCTAAAGGTTGCTGTGGATGTTGCACGGTGTTTGCTGTACCTCCATGACCGAGGCTTACCCCATGGAAATCTCAAGCCTACAAATATACTTTTAGCACTCCCTGATTATAGTGCTCACCTAACCGATTATTGTCTCCACCGGCTGATGATGCCAGCTGGCATTGCCGAGCAGATACTAAATCTGGGAGCACTTGGATACCGCGCCCCTGAACTTGCTGCTGCATCTAAACCATTCCCTTCATTTAAAGCTGATGTTTATGCATTTGGAGTGATCCTGATGGAGTTGTTGACCAGAAGAAGCGCGGGTGACATAATATCAGGTCAATCAGGGACTGTTGATCTTACAGATTGGGTCCGATTCTGTAATCGAGAAGGTCGGGGAATGGATTGTATCGATCGAGACATTGCAGGCGGGGAAGAACACTCGAAAGCTATGGATGACTTGCTTGCCATCTCACTTGGGTGTATCCTCCCTGTAAATGAGAGGCCTAACATGGGAGAAGTTTTCAGGGATCTCTGTTCAATATCTGTTTAA